The following are encoded in a window of Lichenicola cladoniae genomic DNA:
- a CDS encoding glycosyl hydrolase 2 galactose-binding domain-containing protein, with amino-acid sequence MTDFGHPADAIPTDKTALKPAVRWMLPQVLLADWWIAITPEGEAGSPKDLPVGANRQKAPVPGTALDALWEPHLREAGAPPSLHEHDVWYGTVIQALAGDRIRFLGLAGLAEIWLDDECVIRTTSMFIAYTVQVPRSGKITLSIRFRSLKKALAATAGRPRWRTQLVTSNGLRLQRQTLLGHMPGWCPSYDAVGPYRAIEHFSGPGAIESCRLSATLRGGTGVVNLRIEFAEAHDRQADLKVQVGDYFVPLQRVATGSFIAELSLPEVELWWPHTHGEPTLHDVFLVDGTAELLIGRVGFREVRVSRGQDGKGFGLECNGVPIFCRGACWTNADLIRLSSDRDTYIAWIRLVRDADMNMIRVGGTMLYESRAFHNLCDEFGILVWQDLMFANLDYATGQADFRESAVLEIEQLVERLAGSPSLVVLCGGSEIAQQAAFLGLGPDQRAMEFFETFLPELVARLKPDLHYVPHSPWGGPMPFTVNAGVSHYYGVGAYKRPLEDARRAGVRFATECVALANPPAATSPSARRIEEGPRDRGVSWTFVDIRDHYLRDLYKVDPAHLRGEDPERYLDLSRAVTADLVETVFAEWRRPGSTCCGGLIWQLQDLAPCSGWGIIDNHGIPKAAWHGFRRVSAPIQILLSDEGQDGLGIYILNERNAPLEGLVRLAGLKRGSVPVVTAEAAITLEPHGSISISSQDLIEGFFDISRAYRFGPPEHDITIATLHCRRSGEILSEAFHFPLGRALPLNDLGLTAVLSQQDTDWFLDIAASRFAQAVHVEVDGYRADREWFHLPPAVTRRVQLLPGPGVATRPTGFVRALNGVQSASIRECQ; translated from the coding sequence CTGGATGCTGCCGCAAGTCCTGCTGGCGGACTGGTGGATCGCCATCACACCGGAGGGCGAGGCCGGTTCCCCGAAGGATCTACCAGTTGGCGCGAACCGACAAAAAGCACCGGTTCCGGGAACTGCACTCGACGCCCTGTGGGAGCCGCATCTACGGGAGGCTGGCGCCCCACCCTCGCTGCATGAGCATGACGTTTGGTATGGAACAGTCATCCAGGCACTTGCCGGCGATCGGATCAGGTTTCTGGGGCTGGCCGGTCTTGCGGAAATCTGGCTGGACGACGAATGCGTCATCCGCACGACCAGCATGTTCATCGCATATACCGTACAGGTTCCGCGCAGCGGAAAAATCACCCTGTCTATCCGGTTCCGCTCGCTGAAAAAGGCGCTCGCGGCGACGGCCGGAAGGCCAAGATGGCGAACGCAACTTGTTACATCGAACGGGCTTCGCCTGCAGCGCCAGACCCTGCTCGGACACATGCCCGGTTGGTGCCCTTCCTACGACGCTGTCGGTCCTTACCGTGCCATCGAGCATTTTAGTGGCCCGGGTGCGATAGAATCCTGCCGCCTTTCTGCAACCCTACGCGGCGGCACGGGAGTCGTGAATCTCCGAATCGAGTTTGCCGAGGCGCATGATCGGCAGGCCGACCTGAAGGTGCAGGTGGGTGACTATTTTGTGCCGCTCCAACGCGTGGCCACTGGAAGCTTCATCGCCGAACTATCATTGCCTGAGGTCGAGCTCTGGTGGCCGCACACGCACGGTGAGCCGACGCTGCACGACGTGTTCCTGGTCGATGGTACGGCGGAACTACTGATCGGCCGGGTTGGTTTCCGCGAAGTCCGTGTCTCACGGGGTCAGGATGGGAAGGGTTTCGGGCTGGAATGCAACGGGGTCCCGATTTTCTGCCGCGGTGCCTGCTGGACCAACGCCGACCTGATCCGCCTCAGCAGCGACAGGGACACGTACATCGCCTGGATCCGATTGGTCCGTGACGCGGACATGAACATGATCAGGGTCGGCGGCACCATGCTTTATGAAAGCCGCGCCTTCCACAATCTCTGCGACGAGTTCGGTATCCTGGTTTGGCAAGACCTGATGTTTGCCAACCTGGACTATGCGACCGGCCAGGCAGATTTCCGTGAGAGTGCCGTCCTGGAGATCGAACAGCTTGTCGAGCGTCTCGCTGGCAGCCCATCGCTGGTCGTGCTGTGCGGCGGGTCCGAGATAGCGCAGCAGGCAGCCTTCCTGGGCTTGGGTCCGGACCAACGGGCGATGGAATTTTTCGAGACATTCCTGCCGGAACTTGTAGCGCGACTCAAGCCGGATCTCCACTACGTGCCGCATTCGCCCTGGGGCGGACCGATGCCGTTTACGGTCAACGCCGGCGTCTCTCACTACTACGGGGTCGGTGCCTACAAAAGACCGCTCGAGGACGCGCGCCGGGCTGGCGTACGCTTCGCAACTGAGTGCGTCGCGCTTGCCAATCCGCCTGCGGCAACTTCTCCTTCTGCCCGTCGAATTGAGGAAGGTCCCCGCGACAGGGGGGTATCCTGGACGTTCGTGGATATTCGGGACCACTACCTTAGAGACCTCTATAAGGTGGATCCTGCGCATCTGCGCGGTGAGGATCCTGAACGTTATCTCGATCTATCGCGAGCCGTCACCGCGGATCTTGTCGAGACTGTTTTCGCTGAATGGCGACGACCAGGATCGACCTGCTGCGGTGGCCTCATCTGGCAACTGCAGGACCTTGCGCCCTGCAGCGGCTGGGGGATCATCGACAACCACGGCATTCCGAAGGCCGCATGGCATGGCTTCCGTCGGGTATCAGCTCCGATCCAGATCCTGCTCTCGGACGAAGGTCAGGACGGGCTTGGAATTTATATCCTGAATGAACGCAACGCACCCCTGGAAGGGCTTGTTCGCCTGGCTGGCTTGAAGCGTGGATCGGTTCCGGTGGTCACAGCGGAAGCGGCTATCACATTGGAGCCGCATGGCAGCATCTCGATCTCAAGCCAGGATCTTATAGAAGGATTTTTTGACATCAGCAGAGCTTATCGATTCGGTCCGCCGGAGCACGACATCACGATTGCAACGCTGCACTGTCGGAGATCGGGCGAGATCCTCTCGGAGGCATTTCACTTTCCCCTCGGTCGAGCATTGCCACTGAACGATCTTGGCCTGACCGCTGTGCTGTCCCAACAGGATACGGACTGGTTCCTGGACATTGCCGCATCACGCTTCGCCCAGGCTGTGCACGTGGAGGTCGACGGCTATCGTGCCGATCGTGAATGGTTTCATCTGCCACCTGCCGTGACGCGACGGGTCCAGCTCCTGCCCGGCCCCGGCGTCGCAACAAGGCCGACGGGATTCGTCAGAGCGCTGAACGGCGTTCAATCAGCCTCGATCAGAGAATGCCAATGA